One window of Mycoplasma cottewii genomic DNA carries:
- a CDS encoding SNF2-related protein codes for MTLFNKLKDFQKEVLLKNKDKTKLGLFLDMGLGKTILSLSFCEQFNADAIIVICPKPIAVKQENEKGSFADHLVNDLNFTVYNRFQKKIDEVEFDKNQKEALILNFESFINIKEEKTKDKIPVFLKKFVFAHKDQKIAIIIDESHRIKNSTPITSKVITNFIEGIEKYNRKYFNNVDKFRLYLLTGTPVSIGYVDVYNQLKFLGLEMTKTKFLENFAVRRNIKSLPEYKRPVKGYKNIDQLVELINNYAVCLRTEDVIELTNIKEEYIELPISKEFKLLTQKEVLESDLFKFCNKNNIEHNYKDDDCNLVYNPFYRNLSYPEYHWFATNSTGGYWLRSRQISIGFQGNEKNYKWFDYSRLEKLKELLSNNPDNYIIFYNYEAEYDEILKICQELEYKIDTWNGKTKTDKHYKEYEKLKDTKTSENKKRVIIANYASGSTGMNWQKYTNTIWFSIALYKDHAQSMKRNHRIGVENDIKYYVFYQNNFLDKSMIEARRNKKNYTEKMFIREEENRNSKQGIVQNLKFEWAD; via the coding sequence ATGACATTATTTAATAAACTTAAAGATTTTCAAAAAGAAGTTCTTCTTAAAAATAAAGATAAAACTAAACTAGGACTATTTTTAGATATGGGGTTAGGTAAAACTATTTTGAGTTTAAGTTTTTGCGAGCAATTTAATGCTGATGCAATTATTGTAATTTGTCCTAAACCTATTGCTGTAAAACAAGAAAATGAAAAAGGAAGTTTTGCTGATCACTTAGTAAATGATTTAAATTTCACTGTATATAATAGATTTCAAAAAAAGATTGATGAAGTTGAATTTGATAAAAATCAAAAAGAAGCATTAATTTTAAATTTTGAATCTTTTATAAATATTAAAGAAGAAAAAACAAAAGACAAAATCCCTGTCTTTTTAAAGAAATTTGTTTTTGCTCATAAAGATCAAAAAATAGCAATCATAATTGATGAAAGTCATCGAATAAAAAATAGTACACCTATAACTTCTAAAGTAATTACTAATTTTATTGAAGGAATTGAAAAATATAATAGAAAATATTTTAATAACGTAGATAAATTTAGATTGTATTTATTAACAGGAACTCCAGTTAGTATAGGATATGTTGATGTATATAATCAACTAAAATTTTTAGGTTTAGAAATGACTAAAACTAAGTTTCTTGAGAATTTTGCAGTAAGAAGAAACATAAAAAGTTTACCTGAATATAAAAGACCGGTTAAAGGGTATAAGAACATAGATCAATTAGTTGAATTAATTAATAATTATGCAGTTTGTTTAAGAACAGAAGATGTAATAGAACTAACTAATATTAAAGAAGAATACATAGAATTACCTATCTCAAAAGAATTTAAATTATTAACACAAAAAGAAGTCTTAGAAAGTGATCTATTCAAATTCTGTAACAAAAATAACATAGAACACAATTACAAAGATGATGATTGTAACCTTGTTTATAATCCTTTTTATAGAAATTTAAGTTATCCAGAATATCATTGATTTGCAACAAATAGTACTGGTGGATATTGATTAAGATCTAGACAAATCTCTATAGGTTTTCAAGGAAATGAGAAAAATTACAAATGATTTGATTATTCTAGATTAGAAAAATTAAAAGAACTATTATCTAACAATCCTGATAACTATATTATCTTTTATAACTACGAAGCTGAATATGATGAAATACTAAAAATATGTCAAGAACTAGAATATAAAATAGATACTTGAAATGGTAAAACTAAAACTGATAAACATTACAAAGAATATGAAAAACTAAAAGATACTAAAACATCTGAAAATAAAAAGAGAGTAATTATTGCAAATTATGCTTCTGGATCAACTGGAATGAACTGACAAAAATATACCAATACAATTTGATTTTCTATAGCACTTTATAAAGATCATGCTCAATCAATGAAAAGAAATCATAGAATAGGCGTTGAAAATGATATTAAGTATTATGTTTTCTATCAAAATAATTTCTTAGATAAATCTATGATTGAAGCAAGAAGAAACAAAAAGAACTATACTGAAAAAATGTTTATCAGAGAAGAAGAAAACAGAAATTCAAAACAGGGAATTGTCCAAAATCTAAAGTTTGAGTGAGCAGATTAA
- a CDS encoding nucleotidyl transferase AbiEii/AbiGii toxin family protein, with product MNKFYVETIRDLKNLIKRSSKKSSIAPEIIEKDYWVSFLLDYILNENKYSKLFTFKGGTSLSKCFNVIKRFSEDIDLILDWDILGYKLDEPYINRSITSQSKFNPEMNKRTAEFLKERFIKTLDEDLNKFDLKFYIDKEDENIIWCKYPSFYTSSYIIQEIKLEIGSIASTTPFKEVEISSIIDEVFPGIFTNSSIIRVIDPERTFWEKALILHSVCNKPEDKTFNTRYARHYYDLYCLANSSYKEKVLQNIQLLKEATEFKKKFYWIKYANYDEVLKNKKLKLIPSEFRIEQIRKDYIDMKSMFYGEIIEFDKILETLKNLEKEINDKLSKENIWN from the coding sequence ATGAATAAATTTTATGTAGAAACTATTAGAGATCTAAAAAATCTAATTAAAAGATCATCTAAAAAAAGTAGCATAGCTCCTGAAATTATAGAAAAGGATTATTGAGTTAGTTTTTTATTAGATTATATTCTTAATGAAAATAAATACTCAAAATTATTTACTTTTAAAGGTGGAACCTCATTATCTAAATGTTTCAACGTTATTAAAAGATTCTCAGAAGATATTGATCTAATTTTGGATTGAGATATTCTAGGATATAAACTAGATGAACCTTATATTAATCGATCAATAACAAGTCAAAGTAAATTCAATCCAGAAATGAATAAAAGAACAGCAGAATTTTTAAAAGAAAGATTTATAAAAACATTAGATGAAGATCTAAATAAGTTTGATCTTAAGTTTTACATTGACAAAGAAGATGAAAACATAATTTGATGCAAATACCCAAGTTTTTACACATCAAGTTATATAATTCAGGAAATAAAATTAGAAATAGGTTCTATTGCAAGCACAACTCCTTTTAAAGAAGTAGAAATAAGTAGTATCATTGACGAAGTCTTTCCTGGAATATTTACTAATTCATCTATTATAAGAGTAATTGATCCAGAAAGAACATTTTGAGAAAAAGCACTAATTTTACATTCAGTATGTAACAAACCTGAAGATAAAACTTTTAACACAAGATATGCAAGACATTATTATGATTTGTATTGTCTAGCAAATTCATCTTATAAAGAAAAAGTGTTACAAAATATACAATTGCTTAAAGAAGCAACTGAATTTAAAAAGAAATTTTACTGAATTAAATATGCAAATTATGATGAAGTTTTAAAAAATAAAAAATTAAAATTAATTCCTAGTGAGTTTAGAATTGAACAAATTAGAAAAGATTATATAGATATGAAATCAATGTTTTATGGAGAAATTATTGAATTTGATAAAATCCTAGAAACACTTAAAAATTTAGAAAAAGAAATTAATGATAAACTGTCAAAAGAAAATATTTGAAATTAG
- a CDS encoding DUF6088 family protein: MTYISQIQDRINDLKNGKVFISDDFLDIASSETVRRTLNKLAKEQKIRRVMNGFYYSPRYSELIKEYEQVRIEELAKAIARKNNWDIAPFGLACLNILGLSTQVPVKVIYVSSGKSKIYKVGKMLLEFRKVSSREISNMSLKTRIVIQAIKEIGNENMTDNYIDRIRKELTESEKQNLLVEAKNTTKWIYEHIKEICKEVSE, encoded by the coding sequence ATGACATATATATCACAAATTCAAGATAGAATTAATGACCTGAAAAATGGAAAAGTATTTATCAGCGATGATTTTTTAGATATAGCTTCTAGTGAAACTGTTCGTAGAACTCTAAATAAGTTAGCAAAAGAACAAAAAATTAGAAGAGTTATGAATGGTTTTTATTACTCTCCTAGATACAGTGAGCTAATTAAAGAATATGAACAAGTTAGAATTGAAGAGTTAGCAAAAGCTATAGCTAGAAAGAATAACTGAGATATTGCTCCTTTCGGATTAGCTTGTTTGAACATTTTGGGTTTATCTACTCAAGTTCCAGTTAAAGTAATATATGTTTCTAGCGGAAAATCTAAAATTTATAAAGTAGGTAAAATGCTTTTAGAATTTAGAAAAGTAAGTTCTAGAGAAATATCAAACATGTCTTTAAAAACAAGAATAGTTATCCAAGCTATAAAAGAAATTGGAAATGAAAATATGACAGATAATTATATAGATAGAATAAGAAAGGAATTAACTGAATCTGAAAAACAAAATTTATTAGTTGAAGCCAAAAATACAACTAAATGAATTTATGAACATATCAAAGAAATATGTAAGGAAGTAAGTGAATAA
- a CDS encoding DUF6088 family protein, with the protein MTYISQIQNRINTFEYDKVFIADDFLDIASSETVRRTLNRLAKEQKIRRIINGFYYAPEYSDFIKDYEDFDIYELIDAIARKYNWDIAPFGLACLNILSLSTQVPAKLIFVSNAKYKTFNIDGMTIEFRKVNHKEISNMSIKTRIVIQAIKELGKGKIEKYHIDRIRWRLTEAEKQNLLVEARHTTKWIYEYIKEICKEENE; encoded by the coding sequence ATGACATATATATCACAAATTCAAAATCGAATTAACACTTTTGAATATGATAAAGTGTTTATTGCTGATGATTTTTTAGATATAGCTTCTAGTGAAACTGTTCGTAGAACATTAAATAGATTAGCAAAAGAACAAAAAATCAGAAGAATTATAAACGGTTTTTATTATGCTCCTGAGTATAGTGATTTTATTAAAGATTATGAAGACTTTGATATATATGAATTAATTGATGCAATAGCAAGAAAATACAATTGAGATATCGCTCCTTTTGGTCTAGCATGTTTAAATATATTGAGTTTATCTACTCAAGTGCCTGCTAAACTTATTTTTGTTTCTAATGCTAAATATAAAACATTTAATATAGATGGTATGACAATAGAATTTAGAAAAGTAAATCATAAAGAAATATCAAATATGTCTATAAAGACAAGAATAGTTATCCAGGCCATAAAAGAGTTAGGAAAAGGAAAAATAGAAAAGTACCATATAGATAGAATAAGATGAAGATTAACTGAAGCTGAAAAACAAAATTTATTAGTTGAAGCAAGACACACAACAAAATGAATTTATGAATATATTAAAGAAATATGTAAGGAGGAAAATGAATAA
- a CDS encoding lipoprotein: MKKLLTILGSVAMVATTGAVAVACKTEAKPDKPVVQKQKLTDLVTVKTGIELAPADKGDVKKVVDAVNAKNPNAKLDHEQLAVEAIQGAENKLKLSAKQDSAKYEGSVEIEFTAPTPDPVVKQKLTDLVTVKTGIELAPADKGDVKKLLMLLMQKPKCKTWSWTISGWSYSRSWK; this comes from the coding sequence ATGAAAAAATTATTAACAATTTTAGGATCAGTTGCAATGGTTGCTACAACTGGAGCAGTTGCAGTAGCATGTAAAACTGAAGCTAAACCTGATAAACCAGTAGTTCAAAAACAAAAATTAACTGATTTAGTTACAGTTAAAACTGGTATTGAATTAGCACCTGCAGATAAAGGTGATGTTAAAAAAGTTGTTGATGCTGTTAATGCAAAAAACCCAAATGCAAAACTTGATCATGAACAATTAGCGGTTGAAGCTATTCAAGGAGCTGAAAATAAATTAAAACTTTCAGCAAAACAAGACTCAGCTAAATATGAAGGATCAGTAGAAATTGAATTTACAGCACCTACACCAGACCCTGTAGTAAAACAAAAATTAACTGATTTAGTTACAGTTAAAACTGGTATTGAATTAGCACCTGCAGATAAAGGTGATGTTAAAAAGTTGTTGATGCTGTTAATGCAAAAACCCAAATGCAAAACTTGATCATGAACAATTAGCGGTTGAAGCTATTCAAGGAGCTGAAAATAA
- a CDS encoding PTS transporter subunit EIIC yields MSFSSKETFKKSNLKSWLSEFRASLEKFGRAILVPVTVIPLLALIGAIGYTGQAILAAKYVGANKPPAALELTINAIKDLGMIAITNIDFLVAVGLAAGLARTEKVSAALSGLMAYAAIHLATALILKVIYTDPAKATIIVDGVSKQIKDVFGLKQRFGVLSFQYSAFGGMLAGLLGYVIHKYTYKLKFPEVLSFFGGPKFSPVAATLAGWVFGLLLGYIWIYINKGLYSSGQGLKKLGAFSPFLYASAERALLPFGIHHVLNFFVYYTPVGGTYITPGPDSKTIEGVLNVALAKLANNEKILAKDTWVINGTYVTKIFSLTGATLAMFFVMPKVNRKVYGSSIISAGAVSALSGVTEPIEFTFLFVAPLLYVIHVFLSGFQNMIMYLCNFGAVTTRGSGIITWLIVNPANYRLIQNVWGTWVVGPVMLGVYFGIFTFMIKKFNYKTPGREDGGLTHLVTKKEYKELKNKKEDIELEQELKEIQKLEANQTSSKKEAYDEEFLNNIIEGCGGAENIKIMANCVTRLRVTMYDKTKFNKEIVDKTKPYGYKEIGDQVQIIYGPKVTNIATLVREKLGIES; encoded by the coding sequence ATGTCATTTTCGTCTAAAGAAACATTTAAAAAATCAAATCTTAAATCTTGACTTTCTGAGTTTAGAGCGAGTTTAGAAAAATTTGGTCGTGCTATTTTAGTTCCAGTGACTGTAATTCCATTATTAGCATTAATTGGAGCTATTGGATATACTGGTCAAGCTATTTTAGCTGCTAAGTATGTTGGTGCTAATAAACCACCAGCTGCATTAGAGTTAACAATTAATGCGATTAAAGATTTAGGTATGATAGCTATTACCAACATTGACTTTTTAGTAGCTGTAGGATTAGCTGCTGGGTTAGCAAGAACTGAAAAGGTGTCTGCTGCACTTTCTGGGTTGATGGCTTATGCTGCTATTCATTTAGCAACAGCATTGATATTAAAAGTTATATATACAGATCCTGCTAAAGCAACAATAATAGTAGATGGCGTTTCAAAACAAATTAAAGATGTTTTTGGATTAAAACAAAGATTTGGAGTATTATCATTTCAATATAGTGCATTTGGTGGGATGTTAGCTGGATTATTAGGTTATGTAATCCATAAATACACATATAAATTAAAATTCCCAGAAGTACTTTCATTTTTTGGAGGTCCTAAATTTTCACCAGTTGCTGCTACTTTAGCTGGTTGAGTATTTGGATTATTATTAGGTTACATTTGAATTTATATTAATAAAGGACTATATTCATCTGGACAAGGTTTAAAAAAATTAGGTGCATTTTCTCCGTTCTTATATGCATCAGCTGAACGTGCATTATTACCTTTTGGTATACACCACGTATTAAACTTCTTTGTTTACTATACTCCTGTTGGAGGAACTTATATCACTCCAGGGCCTGATTCTAAAACTATAGAAGGTGTTCTTAATGTTGCACTTGCAAAATTAGCAAACAATGAAAAAATTCTTGCTAAAGATACATGAGTAATTAATGGTACTTATGTAACTAAAATATTTAGTTTAACAGGAGCAACTTTAGCAATGTTCTTTGTAATGCCAAAAGTTAACAGAAAAGTTTATGGTTCTTCTATAATTTCTGCTGGTGCTGTATCTGCATTATCAGGAGTAACTGAACCTATTGAATTTACATTCTTATTTGTGGCACCATTATTATATGTAATTCACGTTTTCTTAAGTGGTTTTCAAAATATGATAATGTATCTATGTAATTTTGGAGCAGTCACAACACGTGGTAGTGGTATTATTACTTGATTAATAGTTAACCCTGCAAACTACAGATTAATTCAAAATGTTTGAGGTACATGAGTAGTTGGACCGGTAATGTTAGGTGTGTACTTTGGTATCTTCACATTTATGATTAAAAAATTCAATTACAAAACACCAGGTCGCGAAGATGGTGGTTTAACTCATCTAGTAACTAAAAAAGAATATAAAGAATTAAAAAACAAAAAAGAAGACATTGAATTGGAACAAGAATTAAAAGAAATTCAAAAACTGGAAGCCAACCAAACATCTTCTAAAAAAGAAGCATATGATGAAGAGTTTTTAAACAATATTATTGAAGGTTGTGGAGGAGCTGAAAATATTAAAATTATGGCAAACTGTGTAACTAGATTAAGAGTTACAATGTATGATAAAACAAAATTCAATAAAGAAATTGTAGATAAAACTAAACCATATGGTTATAAAGAAATTGGTGATCAAGTTCAAATTATTTATGGACCAAAAGTAACAAACATAGCAACATTGGTTCGTGAAAAATTAGGTATTGAATCATAA
- a CDS encoding MurR/RpiR family transcriptional regulator, which translates to MQPSVISHTLYKLEIGGLKQLIKILENNFNFYKSENQVFSNNLVAEFKKQVNKTFNSLNNDIDINLVKKVVDEMLSSKKIILFCTGKTKILVSLMFFWLLELNLRVELYSNLFDHNAYDVNDACVVVVSASGNNSKINRYLNLINNKNYRSLIAITSSTEFKCDIKPTYHLHGSQNNFFLNDNKTTPIIEKYKIQYIMDLLFLTILNEVDLENIKFQEKTKTTNVI; encoded by the coding sequence GTGCAACCATCAGTTATATCACACACTTTATATAAATTAGAAATTGGTGGATTAAAGCAATTAATTAAAATTTTAGAAAACAATTTTAATTTTTATAAAAGTGAAAACCAAGTCTTTTCTAACAATCTTGTAGCTGAGTTTAAAAAACAAGTTAATAAAACATTTAACTCTTTAAACAATGATATTGATATTAATCTAGTTAAAAAAGTAGTAGATGAAATGTTATCAAGTAAAAAGATTATTTTATTTTGTACTGGTAAAACTAAGATATTAGTCAGTTTAATGTTTTTTTGATTATTAGAACTTAACTTAAGAGTTGAACTTTATTCTAATTTGTTTGATCATAATGCTTATGATGTTAATGATGCTTGTGTTGTAGTTGTTTCTGCTTCAGGAAATAATTCTAAAATTAATAGATATTTAAATTTAATAAACAATAAAAACTATAGATCACTTATTGCAATTACATCTTCAACAGAATTTAAATGTGATATTAAACCTACTTATCATTTACACGGTAGTCAAAACAATTTCTTTTTAAATGACAATAAAACCACTCCAATTATTGAAAAATATAAGATCCAATATATTATGGATTTATTGTTTTTAACAATTTTAAATGAAGTGGATCTAGAAAATATTAAGTTTCAAGAAAAAACAAAAACAACAAACGTAATTTAA
- the gyrA gene encoding DNA gyrase subunit A, which translates to MDNQNNNQEHYHGKITQIDISSEVRKDFLEYAMSVIVSRALPDLKDGLKPVHRRIIYAMNDLGITADKPHKKSARIVGEVIGKYHPHGDSAVYESMVRMAQDFSYRYPLVDGHGNFGSIDGDGAAAMRYTEARLAKISNYIIKDIDMETVPFIDNYDASEKEPSYLPGYLPNLLVNGATGIAVGMATSIPPHNLREVVSALKAYIDNNEITIDEILDNHILGPDFPTGALMTNGQKMREGYKTGRGGVIIRAKVDLEETSKHSRFVITEIPYQVNKSKIIEKIAELVKTKTINGIADIRDESNYEGIRIVIDLKRDANPDVILSKLYKFTGLQSSFTINLLSLHNNLPVLLDLKSIIKYYVEFQVQVIIRRSIFEKNKIAKRYHILEALHKALDDVDHVIEIIKSSKTADEAKMSLTNKYGFDEEQNKAILDMRLQRLVGLEREKIWSEMQAIQERIAYLDKLINDKDEQNSVLKYQLDEIANKYGDDRRTGLIDDKLINIQDEELIPDTKTMILLSKEGYIRRVDPDEFRIQKRGGRGVNVNAEPSDPIDLITMGKMRDWVMFFTNSGKVFRTKMYNIRQYSRTARGLPIVNFLNDLSPEDKITAILCFRNTKNKFEYLTFVTQNGMIKRTKVSEFENINRNGKKAITLRDDDQLVSVFATTGKDTIFVANESGKVIRVQEDKIRAMSRTGSGVKSIKLEDNDVVVGAVSSFKLSHITTVSSKGIFKKSLVDDYRISNRNTKGMKVMNLNEKTGKFKALIPARETDLIVIVSSDGNIIKTKVSNIPTLSRTATGVKGIRLDDGQEISAITLEYIKHPDDLKDFEDEE; encoded by the coding sequence ATGGATAATCAAAACAACAATCAAGAACATTATCATGGAAAAATAACTCAAATTGATATTTCTTCTGAGGTTAGAAAAGACTTTTTAGAATATGCAATGAGTGTTATTGTAAGTCGTGCTTTACCTGATTTAAAAGATGGATTAAAACCTGTTCATAGACGTATAATTTATGCTATGAATGATTTAGGTATTACAGCTGATAAACCACACAAAAAATCTGCAAGAATTGTCGGAGAAGTAATCGGTAAGTATCACCCACACGGAGATAGTGCAGTTTATGAATCAATGGTAAGAATGGCTCAAGATTTTTCTTATCGTTATCCTTTAGTTGATGGTCATGGTAACTTTGGATCAATTGATGGTGATGGAGCAGCTGCTATGCGTTATACTGAAGCAAGACTTGCTAAAATATCAAACTATATTATTAAAGATATTGATATGGAAACTGTTCCATTTATTGATAACTATGATGCTAGTGAAAAAGAACCTTCTTATTTACCTGGATATTTACCTAACTTATTAGTTAATGGTGCAACTGGTATTGCTGTTGGTATGGCAACTTCTATTCCTCCTCATAATTTAAGAGAAGTTGTAAGTGCATTAAAAGCATATATTGATAATAATGAAATCACTATTGATGAAATTTTAGATAATCATATATTAGGTCCTGATTTTCCAACTGGAGCATTAATGACTAATGGTCAAAAAATGAGAGAAGGATACAAAACAGGACGTGGTGGAGTAATTATTCGTGCTAAAGTTGATTTAGAAGAAACTTCAAAACATAGTAGATTTGTAATTACTGAAATTCCTTATCAAGTTAACAAATCAAAAATTATTGAAAAAATTGCTGAATTAGTTAAAACAAAAACAATTAATGGAATCGCAGATATTAGAGATGAATCAAACTATGAGGGAATTAGAATTGTAATTGACTTAAAACGTGATGCAAATCCTGATGTTATTTTATCTAAGTTATATAAATTCACTGGTTTACAATCAAGTTTTACAATTAACTTATTATCATTACACAATAATTTACCTGTACTTTTAGATTTGAAATCTATCATTAAATACTATGTAGAATTCCAAGTTCAAGTTATCATAAGACGTTCTATATTTGAGAAAAATAAAATAGCTAAGCGTTATCACATACTAGAAGCATTACATAAAGCATTAGACGATGTTGATCATGTTATTGAAATTATTAAATCATCTAAAACAGCTGATGAAGCTAAAATGTCATTAACTAATAAATATGGTTTTGATGAAGAACAAAATAAAGCAATTTTAGATATGCGTTTACAAAGATTGGTTGGTTTAGAAAGAGAAAAAATCTGATCTGAAATGCAAGCAATTCAAGAACGTATCGCATATTTAGATAAATTAATTAATGATAAAGATGAACAAAATTCAGTTTTAAAATATCAATTAGATGAAATCGCTAATAAATATGGTGATGATAGAAGAACTGGATTAATTGATGATAAATTAATTAATATTCAAGATGAAGAATTAATTCCTGATACTAAAACAATGATTTTATTATCAAAAGAAGGATACATCAGAAGAGTTGATCCTGATGAATTTAGAATTCAAAAACGTGGTGGACGTGGAGTTAATGTTAATGCTGAACCAAGTGATCCGATTGATTTAATCACAATGGGTAAAATGAGAGATTGAGTAATGTTCTTTACTAACTCAGGAAAAGTATTTAGAACAAAAATGTATAACATTAGACAATACTCAAGAACTGCAAGAGGATTACCTATTGTTAACTTCTTAAATGACTTATCACCTGAAGATAAAATTACTGCTATTTTATGTTTTAGAAACACTAAAAACAAATTTGAATATTTAACATTTGTAACTCAAAATGGAATGATTAAACGTACAAAAGTTAGTGAATTTGAAAACATTAATAGAAATGGTAAAAAAGCAATTACATTAAGAGATGATGATCAATTAGTTTCAGTATTTGCAACAACAGGAAAAGATACTATTTTTGTTGCTAATGAATCAGGAAAAGTAATTAGAGTACAAGAAGATAAAATTCGTGCTATGTCTAGAACTGGTTCTGGAGTTAAATCAATTAAATTAGAAGATAATGATGTTGTAGTTGGAGCAGTAAGTTCATTTAAACTATCTCACATTACAACAGTTTCAAGCAAAGGTATCTTTAAAAAGAGTTTAGTTGATGATTATAGAATTAGTAATAGAAATACTAAAGGTATGAAAGTAATGAATTTAAATGAAAAAACAGGTAAATTCAAAGCTTTAATTCCTGCTAGAGAAACAGATTTAATTGTAATTGTTTCGAGTGATGGAAACATAATCAAAACTAAAGTATCTAATATTCCTACTCTATCAAGAACAGCTACTGGAGTTAAAGGAATAAGACTTGATGATGGTCAAGAAATAAGTGCTATAACTTTAGAATACATTAAACACCCAGATGATTTAAAAGATTTCGAAGACGAAGAATAG